The Chryseobacterium sp. 52 genome includes a region encoding these proteins:
- a CDS encoding nucleotidyltransferase, with product MEKTLLEIIAEMLGIKAQNGYLQEINSTSKGSVWMNIFQAIGFGIFNFQEAVNLHMKEIDDKIANQKVPRLPWYRNEALRFQYGFDLLPESDQFSPTYEDNGVIVEATPEQIEDSKIIKYVAVTRSKTNTGRIKISMKIAGENTDEVLSDEKALAFKKYIEETQATGDDIVIVNFLPDILKSYLKICYDPLVLLPNGMSIITGRFPVQDTISRFLLNLPFNGEFSVQAFLEAIKATEGVIDLDELSVQSKWIEPGVGYGQFQPIEISRIPKSGRFKIEDWSGITYINYQAQE from the coding sequence ATGGAAAAAACACTTTTAGAGATAATTGCAGAAATGTTGGGAATTAAAGCCCAGAACGGATATTTACAGGAGATCAATTCTACTTCTAAGGGTTCTGTATGGATGAATATTTTTCAAGCCATAGGTTTTGGGATCTTCAATTTTCAAGAGGCTGTAAACCTTCACATGAAAGAAATTGACGATAAAATTGCGAATCAAAAAGTACCACGTCTGCCGTGGTATAGAAATGAAGCTTTACGGTTTCAATATGGTTTCGATTTATTACCGGAAAGCGATCAGTTTTCACCCACTTATGAAGATAACGGTGTGATTGTAGAAGCAACACCGGAGCAAATAGAAGATTCAAAAATTATAAAGTATGTGGCAGTAACACGAAGTAAAACCAATACAGGAAGGATTAAAATTTCCATGAAAATAGCTGGTGAAAACACAGACGAGGTTCTTTCAGATGAAAAAGCGTTAGCGTTCAAAAAATATATTGAAGAAACACAGGCTACCGGTGATGATATAGTGATCGTGAACTTTTTACCTGATATTCTGAAATCATACCTGAAAATATGTTATGATCCTTTGGTTCTGCTGCCTAACGGAATGAGTATAATAACAGGGAGATTCCCTGTTCAGGATACAATCAGCCGCTTTTTGCTGAATCTTCCTTTTAATGGTGAATTCAGTGTACAGGCTTTTTTAGAAGCAATTAAAGCAACTGAAGGAGTGATCGATCTTGATGAGCTAAGCGTGCAAAGCAAATGGATTGAGCCTGGCGTTGGTTACGGACAATTCCAACCGATTGAAATCAGCAGGATACCAAAGTCCGGAAGGTTTAAAATAGAAGACTGGAGCGGAATAACATATATAAACTATCAGGCACAGGAATAA
- a CDS encoding helix-turn-helix domain-containing protein codes for MKKEKLRNLRIQKGVTQQELADLIATDVSNISRKESGNVGIIWKEWEKFAEYLEVPIADIYEGKQLYNNESIPDENFYKSIIKDLQEYIALLREELKILKNSRK; via the coding sequence ATGAAAAAAGAAAAATTGCGGAATTTACGGATTCAAAAAGGGGTTACTCAGCAAGAGTTAGCTGATTTGATTGCAACGGATGTTTCCAACATTAGCAGAAAGGAAAGCGGCAATGTTGGCATAATTTGGAAAGAATGGGAAAAATTTGCAGAATATTTAGAGGTTCCTATTGCGGATATTTATGAGGGCAAGCAACTATATAATAATGAATCAATTCCGGATGAAAATTTCTACAAATCAATAATAAAAGACCTTCAGGAATACATTGCCTTGTTACGAGAGGAATTGAAAATATTAAAAAATTCAAGAAAATAA
- a CDS encoding phage baseplate protein has translation MRYQFKFLQTGGVPLTNDLMALIEEAYGIFEVLGDLSGNLTILSGCEIIGTNVSPGVVAIEGKLYYFEGGSIVSTVYIHTEEIQKTFEDSTTKTLIEKKTVRFGSGSVNYNWGDFVKLKTLKEIQSKVDNSVSIDDFNLLKDRVAVLEMKTAPIQNGAIAWPWFLPKDEIPAGWKECIDLRGKTIVGLDPDDPDFSILKAILGEKFHQLTILEMPRHRHYGKSMVYAETWKGNGFKPDDYNNEDGYTEYEGGDKPHNNMQPSIIAYYIEPDFQ, from the coding sequence ATGAGATATCAATTTAAATTTTTACAGACGGGCGGGGTTCCACTTACCAATGACCTGATGGCTCTTATTGAAGAGGCTTACGGAATATTTGAAGTATTGGGCGATCTTTCAGGGAATCTTACCATTCTTTCCGGTTGTGAGATCATCGGCACTAATGTAAGTCCGGGAGTAGTAGCCATTGAAGGTAAGCTTTATTACTTTGAGGGTGGTTCTATTGTTTCCACTGTTTACATTCACACCGAAGAAATACAAAAAACTTTCGAGGATTCTACGACAAAAACACTGATTGAAAAAAAGACAGTGAGGTTTGGATCAGGCTCAGTTAATTATAACTGGGGCGATTTTGTAAAGCTTAAAACCCTTAAAGAAATTCAGTCGAAAGTAGATAACAGCGTTTCTATAGATGATTTTAATCTTCTTAAAGATCGTGTGGCAGTTTTAGAAATGAAAACCGCACCAATCCAAAACGGGGCTATTGCGTGGCCGTGGTTCCTGCCTAAAGATGAAATCCCCGCAGGCTGGAAAGAATGCATAGACCTGCGCGGAAAAACAATTGTAGGTCTTGATCCCGATGATCCCGATTTCTCTATTTTAAAAGCAATTTTGGGGGAGAAATTCCATCAACTGACTATTCTTGAAATGCCAAGACACAGGCATTATGGTAAGTCTATGGTATACGCTGAAACATGGAAAGGTAACGGTTTTAAACCAGATGACTATAATAATGAAGATGGATATACCGAATATGAAGGAGGAGACAAGCCGCATAACAATATGCAACCCTCCATTATCGCCTATTACATAGAACCTGATTTTCAATAA
- a CDS encoding phage tail tape measure protein, whose product MSTNTATYNINFTSNNGQLFPQINVGLGGIQESVQKTTKVFGDCYKALLAVNLASEGISTLKNQLDNLIAPGVKLNSNMAELSAITGVTGQGLKDIEMAARSTAKTFGTDASSNVESYKLILSQLSPEIAKSSEAMKMMGDNVNILSKQMKGDTVAATNVLTTSMNQFGVSTKDPIAAAKIMADMMNVMSAGAQAGSAELPQIQSALEQVGMVAKTTGLSFIETNAQIQLLDKSGKKGSEGGIALRNVLTTLSEGRFASKDATAGLAAAGISTTYLANASIPLTDRLRTLRKIQGDTALMTKVFGKENMAAGIAMIQGADNADQLAKQMVNTNSATDQAGVIMGSYEEKMNRAKAVVNDWKISIFNATEAYIPYIQHGMTAFKTAGELASSYEAVKSVLQSLLPKLFTQTAATEVNTVAEVQNTTARGVGAVVNRIYASTINAIGTAYLRATLSVHGFSLAMMNIPVIGWIIAGVVVLIAGIKLLWDHSKRFREILFGVWEAGKAAFYNIGIFVTRLWNLILKPIALFIFNIYKSIFLAVWDVLKIVVNGIGSAISWVWNSVIKPVAGFIYNAYKTAFLLIWNTVKSVFQWIWETVLKVWNWIKQTFGGFASWISETIINPIREAFSGIWKWITELLDKIMNKLGAFFKPIKDLWNQLFSSEGMKDINVAYKEGEKKGAASFDKDHPDEKKTKAAEPPKDDSHKAIFDVSKGSPMKQTTFGADAADKTKKKKGSGDGGDSGNKVRNLNITKLVENLNIYNQNGSTMSKESIKQMVQEALLTASADFTLAE is encoded by the coding sequence ATGTCAACGAATACCGCAACATATAACATTAATTTCACCAGCAACAATGGTCAGCTTTTCCCGCAGATCAATGTTGGGTTAGGCGGTATTCAGGAATCAGTACAAAAAACCACTAAAGTTTTTGGAGACTGTTATAAGGCTTTATTAGCTGTGAATTTAGCTTCGGAGGGGATCAGTACATTAAAAAATCAGCTGGATAATCTTATTGCTCCAGGTGTTAAACTTAACTCAAATATGGCGGAACTTTCCGCTATTACCGGAGTTACCGGACAGGGATTAAAAGACATTGAAATGGCGGCACGAAGTACCGCTAAAACTTTCGGCACGGATGCTTCCAGTAATGTCGAATCTTATAAGCTGATCCTTTCACAGTTAAGTCCCGAAATTGCCAAGAGTTCAGAGGCAATGAAAATGATGGGTGATAACGTAAATATCCTTTCAAAACAGATGAAAGGTGATACAGTTGCCGCTACAAACGTACTGACAACCTCTATGAATCAGTTTGGGGTGAGCACGAAAGATCCCATTGCTGCCGCTAAGATTATGGCGGATATGATGAATGTAATGTCTGCCGGTGCGCAGGCGGGTTCCGCTGAGCTTCCACAAATACAATCTGCCTTAGAACAGGTCGGAATGGTAGCGAAAACGACAGGGCTTTCATTTATTGAAACAAACGCTCAGATTCAGTTATTGGATAAATCCGGAAAAAAAGGAAGCGAGGGCGGTATTGCATTGAGAAATGTTTTGACGACCTTATCTGAAGGACGTTTCGCTTCTAAAGATGCAACCGCCGGACTAGCTGCCGCAGGAATCAGTACAACCTATTTGGCGAATGCTTCTATTCCTTTAACGGACAGACTGAGAACGCTTAGAAAAATTCAGGGAGATACTGCGCTCATGACAAAAGTTTTCGGAAAAGAAAACATGGCGGCGGGAATTGCAATGATTCAGGGTGCAGATAATGCCGATCAATTGGCGAAGCAGATGGTTAACACCAATTCTGCCACTGATCAGGCGGGTGTTATTATGGGAAGCTATGAGGAAAAAATGAACCGTGCCAAAGCGGTTGTTAATGATTGGAAAATATCTATTTTCAATGCTACAGAGGCGTATATTCCTTATATACAGCACGGAATGACCGCTTTTAAAACGGCGGGTGAACTTGCCAGTTCTTATGAAGCAGTAAAATCAGTCTTACAATCTCTTTTACCTAAACTTTTCACGCAGACGGCTGCTACAGAGGTTAACACGGTTGCAGAAGTTCAAAATACAACAGCGAGAGGTGTTGGTGCGGTTGTTAATAGGATTTACGCTTCTACGATTAATGCTATTGGAACGGCTTACTTACGGGCTACTTTGTCAGTACATGGTTTCTCATTGGCGATGATGAATATTCCCGTTATTGGCTGGATTATCGCCGGAGTGGTCGTGCTCATTGCTGGGATAAAATTATTATGGGATCATTCAAAACGTTTCCGGGAAATTCTCTTTGGAGTTTGGGAAGCCGGCAAAGCAGCATTTTATAATATTGGAATATTTGTCACTCGCCTTTGGAATCTTATCCTAAAGCCGATTGCACTGTTTATTTTCAATATTTACAAATCAATCTTTTTAGCCGTCTGGGATGTATTAAAAATAGTCGTCAACGGAATAGGTTCCGCCATTTCATGGGTCTGGAATTCCGTAATAAAACCAGTAGCCGGATTTATTTATAACGCTTATAAAACTGCTTTTTTACTTATTTGGAATACTGTAAAATCTGTTTTCCAATGGATTTGGGAGACGGTTCTGAAGGTGTGGAACTGGATAAAACAAACTTTCGGAGGATTCGCCTCTTGGATCTCTGAAACGATAATTAATCCGATCCGTGAAGCCTTCAGCGGGATCTGGAAATGGATCACTGAATTACTGGATAAAATTATGAACAAACTGGGAGCCTTTTTTAAGCCTATAAAAGATTTGTGGAATCAGCTTTTTTCCAGTGAAGGAATGAAAGATATTAATGTTGCTTATAAAGAGGGTGAAAAAAAAGGAGCTGCAAGCTTCGATAAGGATCACCCGGACGAAAAGAAAACAAAAGCGGCAGAACCACCTAAAGACGATAGTCACAAAGCCATTTTTGATGTTTCCAAAGGAAGTCCGATGAAGCAAACCACTTTCGGAGCAGATGCAGCAGATAAAACAAAAAAGAAAAAAGGAAGTGGTGACGGCGGAGATTCAGGAAATAAAGTAAGAAACTTAAACATTACAAAGCTTGTAGAAAACCTGAATATCTATAATCAGAACGGGTCTACAATGAGTAAGGAATCTATTAAACAAATGGTGCAGGAAGCATTATTAACCGCCTCCGCCGATTTCACATTAGCAGAATAA
- the msrB gene encoding peptide-methionine (R)-S-oxide reductase MsrB yields MKNIFIVLGIILGIAVFAAGSGLFKNSKPKELTKGKENQEIMDNKNVREIYFAGGCFWGTEHFFQQIRGVVGTEVGYANGNTQNPTYEEVVSHTTGFAETVKVKYDPEQVDLKLLIDLYFKTIDPTSLDKQGNDRGNQYRTGIYFSNRSDETVVKNEVLKLAKNYSQPVMVETVALKNFYKAEDYHQDYLDKNPGGYCHIEPGLFEMAKNANPLPKAKYQKQDKKELKKELTAEQYNVTQENGTERPFQNEYWNETREGIYVDITTGEPLFISTDKFESGCGWPSFSKPITKKLIDEKMDKSAGMVRVEVRSKTGDAHLGHVFTDGPADKGGLRYCINSASLKFVPKAEMEKKGYGEYIPLLDNK; encoded by the coding sequence ATGAAAAATATATTTATTGTACTCGGAATTATTCTGGGTATCGCAGTGTTTGCTGCAGGATCAGGGCTTTTTAAAAATTCTAAGCCTAAAGAATTAACGAAAGGAAAAGAAAATCAGGAAATTATGGATAATAAAAATGTCAGAGAAATCTATTTTGCAGGCGGATGTTTTTGGGGGACGGAACACTTTTTCCAGCAGATCCGTGGAGTGGTTGGAACTGAAGTGGGATATGCAAACGGGAATACCCAAAATCCTACATATGAAGAGGTGGTAAGCCATACCACAGGTTTTGCAGAAACCGTAAAAGTAAAATATGATCCTGAACAGGTTGATCTGAAATTGTTGATCGATCTTTATTTTAAAACAATTGATCCTACAAGTTTAGACAAACAGGGAAATGACAGAGGAAACCAATACAGAACGGGGATTTATTTCAGCAATAGATCAGATGAAACTGTAGTGAAAAATGAAGTTCTGAAACTGGCTAAAAATTATTCTCAGCCTGTAATGGTAGAAACTGTAGCTTTGAAAAATTTCTACAAAGCGGAAGATTACCACCAGGATTATCTGGATAAAAATCCGGGAGGCTATTGTCATATTGAGCCGGGACTTTTTGAAATGGCTAAAAATGCCAACCCGCTTCCTAAAGCAAAATACCAGAAGCAGGATAAAAAAGAATTGAAAAAAGAACTTACCGCAGAACAGTATAATGTAACTCAGGAAAACGGAACAGAAAGACCGTTCCAAAACGAATACTGGAATGAAACCCGTGAAGGAATTTACGTAGACATTACTACAGGTGAACCTTTATTTATTTCAACAGACAAATTTGAATCCGGATGTGGATGGCCAAGCTTCTCAAAACCGATCACAAAAAAACTGATCGATGAGAAAATGGATAAATCTGCAGGAATGGTGAGAGTGGAAGTAAGAAGTAAAACAGGAGATGCTCACCTTGGACACGTTTTCACAGACGGTCCTGCAGATAAAGGAGGACTTCGATACTGTATCAACAGTGCTTCACTGAAGTTTGTTCCAAAAGCCGAAATGGAGAAAAAAGGCTACGGAGAATATATTCCGTTGCTGGATAATAAGTAA
- a CDS encoding DUF2586 family protein: MNGIKFIRGNGGLSRTLTGSDHVSGLIVYGEADLAQTLVLSIDDLDNNDITAVSNPVLHYHVSEFFRINPGAKLYTQSIEDSDGTYTEVKTLQNFAGGEIRQLAVCDFTTASTNLVTRLATLNQLAVDLGNLNIPLSLLFSVKIASADMATLPDLHTHEYDRVSVIIGQDAGGRGKYLAATKPSISCIGTALGAVSKARVHESIGWVEKQNLVSTAYPKALTNNVEMAREMDVSGFCDGSLIGDYTPQQIQAISDKGYLFGVKYTGSAGTYFNDSFTATTLESDYAYIENNRAIDKGIRGIYKALLPKISGPSYVDPDTGYLDPSTVSALEALCDDVLDQMVRDGEISGYKNYINPDQAILRNSKLEIVSKMVPVGTLREITVRIGLTLQINQ, encoded by the coding sequence ATGAACGGAATAAAATTTATAAGAGGAAATGGCGGTCTTTCCCGGACTTTAACGGGAAGTGATCACGTTTCCGGGCTTATTGTTTATGGAGAGGCAGACTTGGCTCAAACCTTAGTCCTGTCGATTGACGACCTAGACAATAACGATATTACTGCGGTTTCAAATCCAGTTCTGCATTATCACGTTTCAGAATTTTTCAGGATTAATCCAGGTGCAAAATTATATACGCAGAGCATTGAAGATTCAGACGGAACCTATACGGAAGTTAAAACACTGCAAAATTTTGCAGGTGGTGAAATACGTCAGCTTGCTGTCTGTGACTTCACTACAGCATCTACCAATCTTGTAACGAGATTAGCAACGCTTAATCAGCTTGCTGTAGACCTTGGCAATCTTAATATTCCGTTGAGCCTTTTATTTTCTGTTAAAATTGCATCTGCTGATATGGCAACACTGCCTGATCTGCATACTCATGAATATGACCGAGTGAGTGTTATTATCGGACAGGATGCCGGCGGGCGTGGAAAATATTTAGCTGCTACGAAGCCTTCAATTTCTTGTATAGGAACAGCGTTAGGCGCAGTTTCTAAAGCGAGAGTACATGAATCAATCGGCTGGGTTGAAAAACAAAACCTTGTTTCTACTGCATATCCTAAAGCCTTAACCAATAACGTAGAAATGGCGCGGGAAATGGACGTTTCAGGCTTCTGTGACGGCTCTTTGATAGGAGATTATACCCCACAGCAAATACAGGCTATCTCCGACAAAGGTTATTTGTTTGGCGTAAAATATACCGGTAGCGCCGGGACATATTTCAATGATAGCTTTACGGCTACCACACTCGAAAGTGATTATGCTTACATAGAGAATAACAGGGCTATTGATAAAGGGATTCGAGGAATTTACAAAGCATTACTGCCTAAAATATCAGGACCTTCTTACGTCGATCCTGACACGGGATATCTTGATCCTTCTACAGTCAGTGCATTGGAAGCTTTGTGCGATGATGTTTTAGACCAGATGGTCAGAGACGGTGAGATCAGCGGTTATAAGAATTACATTAATCCTGATCAGGCGATACTAAGAAATTCAAAACTTGAAATAGTTTCTAAAATGGTTCCTGTGGGTACACTCCGTGAAATCACTGTTAGAATCGGTTTAACCTTACAAATTAATCAATAA
- a CDS encoding DUF6046 domain-containing protein, producing MELIKFSFPNPEQVARGTAVNLAFRFGMQTATPFKVSDTIGNEGNPEFQELKDLEGRTWLTSLVLKYTDAESKITYEFEFIECIITVNQEKNIVTTALQGRNGTIKEYISDGDYSITIDAGINNYKEGDETGASLEYPINKVKELKKFLSRPEALIVQSDFLEVFKIRSAVVKSFYLTQETHSNRQSIQIMMLSDEPYEIKLSLD from the coding sequence ATGGAACTTATAAAATTTAGTTTTCCCAATCCGGAACAGGTTGCAAGAGGTACAGCAGTTAATTTGGCTTTCCGTTTCGGAATGCAGACCGCAACGCCTTTTAAAGTTTCCGATACAATAGGAAATGAAGGTAATCCGGAGTTTCAAGAGTTGAAAGATCTTGAAGGTCGAACTTGGTTGACTTCTTTAGTATTGAAATATACTGATGCAGAATCTAAAATAACTTATGAATTTGAATTTATCGAATGTATTATCACGGTAAATCAGGAGAAAAATATTGTTACTACTGCATTACAGGGAAGAAACGGAACGATTAAGGAATATATATCAGATGGTGATTATTCCATTACGATTGATGCAGGAATTAACAACTATAAAGAAGGTGATGAGACTGGAGCGAGTTTAGAATATCCTATCAATAAAGTTAAAGAACTAAAGAAATTTTTAAGCCGTCCTGAAGCTTTAATAGTTCAGTCGGATTTTTTAGAAGTTTTTAAAATTCGGTCTGCTGTGGTAAAAAGTTTCTATTTAACACAGGAAACCCACAGCAACAGGCAGTCAATACAGATTATGATGCTCAGTGATGAACCTTACGAAATTAAATTAAGCCTGGATTAA
- a CDS encoding CHAP domain-containing protein yields the protein MKLSEKALQTAITQIGKQENPPGSNWGEPVKTYLSSVGIGFPAAWCMAFVYWCFSEASKNLKVPNTAIKTGGVLAAWNKADKKIKSSIPTIGAVFIMDFGKGNGHTGLVENFDNQYIYTIEGNTNDAGSREGIKVLRKKRLRTTIKGYLNY from the coding sequence ATGAAATTATCAGAAAAAGCCCTGCAAACTGCTATCACACAAATTGGCAAACAAGAAAATCCGCCCGGCTCAAATTGGGGCGAACCGGTGAAAACTTACCTGTCGAGTGTTGGAATTGGTTTTCCTGCGGCGTGGTGTATGGCATTTGTGTACTGGTGTTTCTCTGAGGCTTCAAAGAATTTAAAAGTACCCAATACAGCAATAAAAACAGGCGGTGTCCTTGCCGCCTGGAATAAAGCTGATAAAAAAATAAAATCTTCAATCCCTACCATCGGAGCTGTGTTTATCATGGACTTTGGAAAGGGAAACGGTCACACCGGTCTCGTTGAGAATTTCGATAATCAATACATCTACACAATAGAAGGGAATACCAATGACGCCGGTAGCCGTGAAGGAATAAAAGTTTTAAGAAAAAAACGCCTGAGAACTACCATTAAAGGCTATTTAAACTATTAA